From Alosa sapidissima isolate fAloSap1 chromosome 7, fAloSap1.pri, whole genome shotgun sequence, the proteins below share one genomic window:
- the LOC121713495 gene encoding cocaine esterase-like, translating into MGERYGQSHRDGRISHASAAYRGKTTEEENRLRNFMRTGSPNGPGLVHWPLYDASNKYLNLDLQQSEGQDLKKDRVQFFKKLAAKKTQLQEQ; encoded by the exons ATGGGAGAAAGGTATGGACAGAGCCACCGTGATGGAAGAATTAGCCATGCATCTGCCGCCTACCGCG GAAAGACCACAGAGGAAGAAAACAGGCTGCGCAACTTCATGCGCACAGG CTCTCCTAATGGTCCTGGCCTGGTGCACTGGCCTCTCTATGATGCCAGCAACAAGTACCTGAACCTGGACCTGCAGCAGAGTGAGGGGCAGGACCTGAAGAAGGACAGAGTGCAGTTCTTCAAGAAGCTCGCTGCAAAGAAAACACAACTGCAAGAGCAATAG